One stretch of Urocitellus parryii isolate mUroPar1 chromosome 12, mUroPar1.hap1, whole genome shotgun sequence DNA includes these proteins:
- the Pfn4 gene encoding profilin-4 — MSHLQNLLLDSLLGTKHVDSAALIKLHERSVCVSSPGFSLMPSDVRTLVNGFAKNPLQTRREGLYFKEKDYKCVRADDYSLYAKNDNRGVIVVKTHLFLLVATYIEGMYPSVCVEATEKLGDYLRKKGH; from the exons ATGAGCCACTTGCAGAACTTATTGTTAGATAGTCTCCTGGGAACGAAGCATGTGGACAGCGCAGCCCTCATCAAACTACATGAGCGGAGCGTGTGTGTCTCATCGCCAGGATTTAGT CTAATGCCGAGTGATGTCCGAACACTTGTGAATGGATTTGCCAAAAACCCTTTGCAAACCCGCAGAGAAGGGTTGTATTTCAAGGAGAAGGATTACAAATGCGTCCGGGCAGATGACTATTCTCTTTATGCTAAGAAT GACAACAGAGGTGTGATTGTTGTGAAGACCCATCTGTTTCTTCTGGTGGCCACTTATATTGAGGGAATGTATCCAAGTGTCTGTGTAGAAGCCACAGAGAAACT